The sequence below is a genomic window from Ipomoea triloba cultivar NCNSP0323 chromosome 10, ASM357664v1.
TTCCTGGGACACGTGTCAAACATCCATTAGTCTGCTCCAACATGACATAATCATTGTACGGACGACTTTATCTCACCATGGCATATTGTTTCCAAGGCATGAATTGAATACCTCAGAAAGCACACACACAGAAATACATCCTTGTACCACATACATCTGCTGGTGTATACAACTCATCAAATTTGTAGTCTTACTAGCCTCTGAATGAATCAGGGACCCATAATGTTCATTGCCGCCAAGCAAATTAAAGGGCTTTCACACAATTCTTTGTAGTAATTTGCAGTAACtaatgcattatatttctccaaTACTTTCTTTCTGGATGACCAGGAAATCCACAGCCACCACTCGAGTGTACAGTACTAGGTAAAAACTCGCTCTTGTATCCCTTGCCCGAGATAGAATCAGAAAAAGCTAAACCAGCTTAAGTTGTTCATAACTGACTGGCTTTCTCCAAAACTGCAACTATGACAATTCAAGAACACTACAAATGTTTGGGAAAGATCTGAACTTTCTGAGGCACAATTTACAGATATCAGAGTAATTGTGAAGAAGGGATTAAAGGGTTCTTGGGGAATACTGATTCTTGAGAAACTGtgatcatatataataattcaagAACACAGAgatatttttgggaaaaattttgATCTTTCTGAGAAATTTACAGCTTAGATTGAGAATGATTGTGGGAATTGAAGAATAGTAGTGATTGTGGAGGAATTGGTAAAATGTTTTGCACAGTTTGGCCAGTTGCCCTACATCTCGTGTGGTTCCTAAGGAGACAAATCACTAAAATTCTAAACTCTTTGCAAGTTTTATATAGTCCACTTGGTGAGACCCCACCCCCCCTTCATTCCTGGAGCTGTATATAAAGAAGTATCCTTCCCCTCACTTTGACACACACTTTCATCCATCATATATCtcgatcaatatatatattattagcaaCACTTTTCTCTCAGccattcaaattcaaaatcCCTAGCTCTTTTTTTAATTAGCAAGAAATAGCAATGGCTTCAAGTTCAATGTCTTCTCAAGGCTCAGGGACTTGGACTGCCAAGCAGAACAAGGCGTTTGAAGAGGCATTGGCGGTGTACGACAAGAACACCCCCGACCGCTGGTCCAACGTTGCCAAGGCGGTCGGCGGCAAGACCGCCGACGAGGTTAAGAGGCATTATGAAATCCTGGTTCATGACGTCAAGTACATTGAGAGTGGCCGTGTGCCCTTCCCCAACTACCGAACCACCACGCGCCGCTCCTCCGATTAATCATCATTTCATCAACACTTCATAAAAAGGTAGAAGCCCTACTTATATATTCCACTATA
It includes:
- the LOC116032895 gene encoding protein RADIALIS-like 1, translating into MASSSMSSQGSGTWTAKQNKAFEEALAVYDKNTPDRWSNVAKAVGGKTADEVKRHYEILVHDVKYIESGRVPFPNYRTTTRRSSD